From a region of the Oligoflexus sp. genome:
- a CDS encoding SufE family protein: MESILTRKDRIMAELKGISDKDERLKAIIEYGKNMPELPAQLKIDPFLVKGCISRAWLVPQIQGDRLRFMADSEAMIVKGIIALLLQVYNDSTAEEIKSLSPEFLAEAGITELLSMNRRNGLRNVLGMIQTYADRMIQQA, encoded by the coding sequence ATGGAAAGCATCCTGACCCGAAAAGACCGCATCATGGCGGAACTGAAGGGCATTTCTGATAAAGATGAGCGACTCAAGGCCATCATCGAATACGGCAAGAATATGCCGGAGTTACCCGCGCAGCTGAAAATCGACCCTTTTTTGGTGAAGGGCTGTATTTCAAGGGCCTGGCTGGTGCCGCAGATCCAAGGGGATCGACTCCGTTTCATGGCTGATTCTGAAGCCATGATCGTGAAAGGCATCATAGCCCTGCTGCTCCAGGTCTATAATGACAGCACCGCGGAAGAGATTAAAAGTCTGTCGCCTGAATTTTTGGCGGAGGCTGGCATCACCGAGCTACTGTCCATGAATCGTCGGAATGGACTGCGTAATGTCCTGGGTATGATTCAGACCTACGCTGACAGAATGATCCAACAGGCCTGA
- a CDS encoding sensor histidine kinase: protein MWNLRVLFSQYDLSSFGLHRRLRDATHGDRFRARMLLGLSIVCMIFVPIIYFYMLPSFYGTFITHSIGFALLFLGAFFAVILLRFAGSFRLAAAVLLGCPLLGLSLFAIMEGVAVSGTYFWFAGLGLFGLYVLGLRIGKYWCFVVLILQLSLIQNFKDSPDQIPVGMSREDFVNIFWGDVLGVTLGIWTIAALYELQRKRFERDLKLAQAEILQHREKLMRDARLTELGQMAGGVAHEINNPLAIVHGYTVRLRRELEKAKPLSDEQKAMFASIERSCHRISTISRALLSYAHEGSYEQDVVFSLHKLKEECLELCQERMHSRDITLHVEASNLEQKISGKYVKLLQIIVNLLNNAIDAVTSSDEKWIRLELSLDGQELHVAVEDSGAGIPEHLRERIKSPFFTTKPIGKGTGLGLSIVDGIIRDMDGEFFLDTKAPHTRFVVRFPLALVITEP from the coding sequence GTGTGGAATCTTCGGGTTCTGTTTAGTCAATATGACCTTTCGAGCTTCGGTCTGCATCGCCGGCTGCGCGACGCGACCCACGGGGATCGTTTCCGTGCGCGTATGCTGCTGGGCCTTAGCATCGTCTGCATGATTTTCGTGCCGATCATTTATTTTTACATGCTGCCGAGTTTCTACGGCACCTTCATCACCCATTCGATCGGCTTCGCTCTTCTATTCCTGGGGGCTTTTTTCGCGGTCATCCTTCTGCGTTTTGCCGGTTCGTTTCGTCTTGCGGCTGCTGTGCTGCTCGGTTGTCCTTTGCTTGGGCTCAGTCTTTTCGCCATTATGGAGGGGGTTGCTGTATCCGGAACCTACTTTTGGTTTGCCGGACTCGGGCTTTTCGGTCTTTACGTCCTTGGGCTCCGTATCGGCAAATACTGGTGCTTCGTGGTGCTCATCCTCCAGCTGTCCCTGATTCAAAACTTCAAGGATAGCCCAGACCAGATACCCGTCGGCATGTCACGCGAAGACTTCGTGAATATCTTTTGGGGCGATGTGCTGGGCGTCACGCTCGGCATCTGGACCATCGCTGCGCTTTACGAGCTGCAGCGCAAGCGTTTCGAACGCGACCTGAAGCTGGCTCAGGCTGAAATTCTGCAGCATCGCGAGAAGCTGATGCGTGATGCAAGGCTCACGGAACTCGGGCAGATGGCAGGGGGCGTGGCGCACGAAATCAATAATCCTTTGGCCATAGTCCATGGTTATACAGTGCGTTTGCGGCGTGAGCTGGAAAAAGCCAAGCCCTTGTCAGACGAACAGAAGGCCATGTTCGCCAGCATCGAACGCAGCTGTCATCGCATCTCAACCATATCGCGTGCCCTGCTTTCCTACGCGCATGAAGGTTCCTATGAGCAGGATGTTGTTTTCTCCCTGCACAAACTCAAAGAGGAATGCCTGGAGCTTTGCCAGGAGCGCATGCACAGTCGCGATATCACCCTGCATGTCGAGGCTTCGAACCTGGAGCAAAAAATTTCCGGCAAATATGTGAAGCTTCTCCAGATCATCGTGAATCTTTTGAATAACGCGATCGATGCGGTCACGAGCAGCGACGAAAAATGGATTCGACTGGAACTTTCCCTCGACGGGCAGGAGCTGCATGTGGCGGTCGAGGACAGTGGCGCGGGCATACCTGAGCACCTGCGGGAACGGATCAAATCACCGTTTTTTACGACCAAGCCCATCGGCAAGGGAACCGGACTGGGACTGAGTATCGTCGATGGCATCATTCGGGATATGGACGGGGAGTTTTTTTTGGATACCAAGGCTCCGCATACACGCTTTGTGGTGCGGTTTCCGCTCGCGCTGGTGATCACGGAGCCCTGA
- a CDS encoding fibrinogen-like YCDxxxxGGGW domain-containing protein, which translates to MKRFMSTALVAAAAVLSAVGCKAGKGPMAPEEQTKFFDGGADATSGQTLPIGSIEGQDIELGQGEASNDGTQDNVPPGNNQQTPPADGAAGAGTPAPAPTATPAPAPPFYPASCAEIKKAKPDAVSGVFKIYLNAAQETRVAIDASCDMTEDGGGWTLLLNYSHKANTNPPLSVRTSDLPLLAGDALGTDESTLVKNWGHAGNAMLRNFAVKELRFYCRSSQNPRIVHFKTQDPGCITSAQQGTGSCVNVRNGFVKLTGHTGILPATADRSRINEGDFALTRDSFTQDQAGNDTTWSMRANNNNAWECDFGSNDFVDDTIHRIWFR; encoded by the coding sequence GTGAAACGCTTCATGAGTACCGCGCTTGTCGCGGCAGCTGCGGTATTGTCCGCGGTCGGGTGCAAGGCCGGTAAAGGGCCTATGGCCCCGGAAGAACAGACGAAATTTTTTGATGGGGGCGCCGATGCAACTTCGGGCCAAACCCTGCCGATAGGTTCCATTGAAGGACAGGATATCGAATTAGGACAAGGGGAGGCTTCCAATGACGGCACTCAAGATAATGTTCCGCCCGGAAATAATCAGCAAACTCCCCCAGCGGATGGTGCAGCTGGTGCTGGTACCCCAGCTCCCGCGCCGACGGCAACTCCGGCCCCAGCGCCGCCATTTTACCCGGCATCTTGCGCGGAGATTAAGAAGGCGAAGCCGGATGCGGTCAGCGGGGTCTTCAAGATTTATCTGAATGCAGCCCAGGAAACTCGCGTCGCCATCGATGCGTCATGCGACATGACGGAAGATGGCGGTGGCTGGACCCTTCTGCTCAACTATTCTCACAAAGCCAACACCAATCCGCCTTTGAGCGTGCGGACGAGCGATCTGCCTTTGCTCGCCGGTGATGCGCTCGGGACGGATGAATCGACTCTGGTCAAGAACTGGGGGCATGCAGGCAATGCCATGCTTCGCAATTTCGCCGTAAAAGAGCTGCGTTTTTACTGCCGCTCTTCACAGAATCCACGCATCGTTCATTTCAAAACGCAGGACCCAGGCTGCATCACCTCGGCCCAGCAAGGCACAGGCAGCTGCGTGAATGTTCGAAACGGCTTCGTGAAACTCACCGGCCACACCGGAATTCTTCCGGCAACGGCCGATCGCTCGCGGATCAATGAGGGTGATTTCGCCCTGACGCGGGATAGTTTCACTCAGGATCAGGCGGGTAACGATACCACCTGGAGCATGCGCGCGAACAATAACAACGCGTGGGAGTGCGA
- a CDS encoding hybrid sensor histidine kinase/response regulator, which translates to MQPAKILIVDDRKENLLLMTRIVAELGEEIHQASSGAEALSLSLDHEFAVILLDVQMPDMDGFETSALLRGRARSRATPIIFVTAAAHSPHMMFKGYESGAVDFLYKPIDSFVLLSKVRVFVEAYKSRLMLRESEEKYRVLTEVSPHIVWTANAAGGITYLSPRWQEYGNVEAENLQDNWMAAIHPDEQARYQAEWQRVLDEGGSFEAELRLLRRTDRSWRWHLLRGQPLLDGQGGISRWIGGATDIDDQKRAEEASRQAQILADEANKAKSTFLANMSHEIRTPLGAILGFSELLKEPESSGLSPAQCIEAIQRNGSLLARLIDDILDLSKVEAGKLETEKVPVNLSELVQESLIGLRLKADEKGLDLALTWVDPLPPVILTDPLRLRQILLNIIGNAIKFTAHGRVAVHVASDAEGVDEARISILVQDTGEGMTSEQSGKLFQPFTQSDTSMTRRYGGTGLGLALSRQLAQAMGGDLALVSSVPGVGSTFRIELKVGVLQLPQDEPAPKPAPVSDSSKGRPQLKGIRVLVVDDSSDNQLMMSRFLQGAGASVALASDGEEGVQKALAEDFDVVLMDVQMPRLDGYEATARLRAQGYRKPIAALTAHAFPEEKNRCLAVGYTAHLSKPVNPKLLFEQVAYLAQKQNG; encoded by the coding sequence ATGCAGCCAGCAAAAATACTGATCGTGGATGATCGCAAGGAAAACCTGCTTCTGATGACCCGCATCGTCGCGGAGCTGGGAGAGGAAATCCATCAGGCCTCATCGGGCGCCGAAGCGCTCAGCCTGTCGCTGGATCATGAGTTCGCTGTCATCCTTCTGGATGTGCAGATGCCCGATATGGACGGCTTTGAAACGAGCGCCCTGCTCCGCGGTCGCGCGCGCAGTCGGGCGACTCCCATCATCTTTGTGACCGCCGCTGCGCACAGCCCGCACATGATGTTCAAAGGCTATGAATCCGGTGCGGTGGATTTCCTTTATAAGCCGATCGATAGTTTCGTGCTCCTCAGCAAGGTCCGGGTCTTCGTCGAAGCCTACAAAAGTCGACTGATGCTGCGCGAGAGCGAAGAGAAATACCGGGTTCTGACTGAAGTCAGCCCGCATATCGTCTGGACGGCGAATGCCGCGGGCGGGATTACTTATCTGAGCCCGCGGTGGCAGGAATACGGCAACGTCGAGGCCGAAAATCTTCAAGACAATTGGATGGCCGCGATCCATCCCGATGAGCAGGCGCGCTATCAGGCGGAATGGCAAAGGGTCCTGGACGAAGGCGGCAGTTTTGAAGCCGAGCTCCGACTGCTGCGACGCACCGATCGCAGCTGGCGCTGGCATCTCCTTCGAGGCCAGCCGCTGCTCGATGGGCAGGGCGGTATCAGCCGATGGATCGGCGGCGCCACGGATATCGACGATCAGAAGCGGGCCGAAGAGGCTTCGCGTCAGGCGCAGATCCTGGCGGACGAAGCCAACAAAGCCAAAAGCACTTTTTTGGCCAATATGAGTCATGAAATTCGCACGCCACTCGGGGCCATCCTGGGTTTCAGCGAACTTTTGAAAGAACCGGAAAGCAGCGGCTTAAGCCCGGCGCAATGCATCGAAGCCATTCAGCGCAATGGTTCGCTCCTTGCCCGGCTCATCGACGACATCCTGGACTTGAGCAAGGTCGAAGCCGGCAAACTGGAAACGGAAAAAGTGCCCGTGAACCTCTCCGAGCTTGTCCAAGAATCCCTGATCGGACTTCGCCTGAAGGCCGATGAAAAGGGCCTCGATCTTGCGCTGACCTGGGTGGATCCTTTGCCTCCAGTGATCCTCACGGATCCTTTGCGTCTGCGGCAGATCCTTTTGAACATCATCGGCAATGCCATCAAGTTCACAGCTCATGGCCGCGTTGCGGTTCATGTCGCCAGTGATGCGGAAGGCGTGGATGAAGCGCGGATCAGCATTCTGGTCCAGGATACGGGCGAAGGCATGACGTCCGAGCAGAGCGGCAAACTTTTTCAGCCTTTCACGCAATCCGATACATCCATGACAAGACGTTATGGAGGCACGGGTCTGGGCCTTGCGCTCTCGCGTCAGCTGGCGCAGGCCATGGGCGGCGACCTTGCTCTTGTGAGCAGCGTTCCCGGAGTCGGCAGCACCTTTCGCATCGAGCTCAAGGTCGGTGTGCTGCAGCTTCCCCAGGACGAGCCCGCCCCCAAGCCGGCACCCGTCTCCGACAGCAGCAAGGGCCGTCCGCAGCTGAAAGGGATTCGCGTGCTGGTGGTCGATGATTCGTCGGATAATCAGCTGATGATGAGCCGCTTTCTTCAGGGGGCCGGGGCCTCAGTGGCTTTGGCGAGCGATGGCGAGGAAGGAGTCCAGAAGGCGCTGGCCGAGGACTTTGATGTCGTGCTCATGGACGTGCAGATGCCGCGGCTTGATGGTTATGAGGCCACAGCCAGGCTTCGGGCGCAAGGCTACCGAAAACCTATCGCGGCTTTAACGGCCCACGCCTTTCCCGAAGAGAAAAATCGCTGCCTCGCGGTCGGCTATACCGCGCATCTCAGTAAACCCGTCAATCCAAAGCTCCTCTTCGAGCAGGTGGCTTATCTGGCTCAAAAACAGAACGGCTGA
- a CDS encoding class II 3-deoxy-7-phosphoheptulonate synthase yields the protein MQSHANPWTPESWRARPIKQQPQYDNLPLLNEVLGEVRKLPPLIFAGEVDRLKQYLAAAGRGEVFVLQGGDCAERFQDCNKEAITSKLKILLQMSVVLCYGLRKPVVRIGRMAGQYAKPRSQDTEIVDGQEIPVYRGDIINSFEANLEARKPDPRRIKRAYLLAASTLNYVRALTKGGFADLHQPQNWDLTFVNKVPQRTDYERIVKSIRDAIVFMEALGNREESLRSVEFYTSHEGLLLPLEEALTHFVAEQNRFYNLGAHMLWIGDRTRQLDGAHIEYFRGIANPIGLKVGPSSDPKEIIEICRTLNPKLEEGKITLISRYGEGKVHKHLPSLIQAVRKADLPVVWSVDPMHGNGIKTEGGIKTRDFDAILAEVQESFEVHKKEGSALGGIHFELTGQDVTECIGGAAGITADQLDQNYETYCDPRLNYSQSLEMAFLISRMLGQA from the coding sequence ATGCAGAGCCACGCAAATCCCTGGACGCCCGAATCATGGCGCGCTCGCCCCATCAAGCAGCAGCCGCAGTACGATAATCTTCCGCTTCTGAACGAGGTGCTGGGGGAAGTGCGCAAGCTTCCTCCGTTGATTTTTGCGGGTGAAGTCGATCGTCTGAAGCAGTACCTGGCGGCGGCCGGTCGCGGTGAAGTCTTCGTTCTGCAGGGTGGGGACTGCGCTGAACGTTTTCAGGACTGCAACAAGGAAGCGATCACGAGCAAGCTGAAGATCCTTCTGCAGATGTCGGTGGTCCTTTGCTATGGCCTGCGTAAACCCGTGGTCCGCATCGGCCGCATGGCGGGCCAGTATGCCAAGCCTCGTTCCCAGGATACGGAAATCGTCGATGGCCAGGAAATACCCGTCTATCGTGGGGATATCATCAATTCCTTCGAAGCCAACCTCGAAGCGCGGAAACCGGACCCACGGCGGATCAAGCGCGCCTATCTTCTGGCCGCGAGCACGCTGAATTACGTCCGGGCTCTGACCAAGGGTGGCTTCGCCGACCTGCATCAGCCGCAGAACTGGGATCTCACCTTTGTGAACAAGGTCCCGCAAAGGACCGATTATGAACGCATCGTCAAAAGTATCCGCGATGCGATCGTTTTCATGGAGGCCCTTGGCAATCGTGAAGAGAGCCTGCGCTCGGTGGAATTCTACACCTCGCACGAGGGCCTGCTCCTGCCATTGGAAGAGGCTCTGACCCATTTCGTGGCCGAGCAGAACCGCTTCTATAATCTGGGCGCGCACATGCTTTGGATCGGTGACCGCACGCGCCAGCTCGATGGCGCTCATATTGAATATTTCCGCGGGATCGCCAATCCCATCGGCTTGAAGGTGGGACCTTCGTCCGATCCCAAGGAAATTATCGAAATATGCCGCACCCTCAACCCCAAACTTGAGGAAGGCAAGATTACGCTGATTTCCCGCTATGGCGAAGGCAAGGTCCATAAGCACCTGCCTTCGCTGATTCAGGCTGTGCGGAAGGCCGACCTTCCCGTGGTCTGGAGCGTGGATCCCATGCACGGCAATGGCATCAAAACCGAGGGCGGAATCAAGACCCGGGATTTCGATGCGATCCTGGCCGAAGTGCAGGAAAGCTTCGAAGTGCATAAGAAGGAAGGCAGCGCGCTGGGTGGTATTCACTTTGAGCTGACGGGACAGGACGTCACCGAATGTATTGGCGGTGCCGCGGGCATTACCGCGGATCAGCTGGACCAGAACTATGAAACTTACTGCGACCCGCGTTTGAACTATTCACAGAGTTTAGAGATGGCGTTTTTGATCTCGCGTATGCTGGGGCAGGCGTAA
- a CDS encoding ferritin-like domain-containing protein, which yields MSEFILDIEQIRKNARAQMQDGAVTANYQADRRAILKILDSALATEWICVLRYTQHAKSAQGLHAEPIAKHFFEHARQEEEHANQLADRIKQLGGKPDLDPASFARRSHTQYTECESLVDMIKENLIAERIAVDAYSAAIRFIGTTDPTTRRVLESILAVEEEHADELADLLAAFDPREPIN from the coding sequence ATGAGTGAATTTATTTTGGATATCGAGCAGATTCGTAAAAATGCGCGGGCTCAGATGCAGGATGGCGCTGTAACAGCCAATTACCAGGCGGATCGTCGGGCTATACTGAAAATTCTCGACAGCGCCCTGGCGACCGAATGGATCTGCGTCCTGCGCTACACTCAGCATGCCAAGTCGGCGCAAGGACTGCACGCCGAGCCCATTGCCAAACACTTTTTCGAGCATGCGCGCCAGGAAGAGGAACATGCCAATCAATTGGCCGATCGCATCAAACAGCTGGGCGGCAAGCCGGATCTTGATCCTGCCTCGTTCGCCCGCCGCAGCCATACGCAATACACCGAATGCGAAAGCCTCGTGGATATGATCAAGGAAAATCTGATCGCCGAGCGCATCGCTGTCGACGCCTACAGTGCCGCTATTCGCTTCATCGGCACAACCGATCCGACGACCCGGCGCGTTCTGGAATCCATCCTGGCCGTGGAAGAGGAGCATGCGGATGAGCTGGCCGATCTTCTGGCCGCCTTTGATCCGCGCGAACCCATCAACTGA
- a CDS encoding protein-glutamate O-methyltransferase CheR — translation MTAGVPLEPWAMQALVDGIYQRYGYDFRAYTAESLKRRFQFVMKRFAVGSFDQLQDMILSDPDFFLDVLGHLTVTTTELFRDPAFYAALNREVLPRLATYPSIKIWHAGCSSGEEVYSLAILLREANLLQNTVIYATDINPLALDKARAGVYPVTSIQKATENYRSVVPNGDFSRYYVANYGMAALDRRLRESIVFAEHNLVTDSVFSEVQLILCRNVLIYFDKALQERALKLFDESLCHRGFLAVGIKESLQFSLLGPAYEEVVPRTRIYQKRISCSQQKY, via the coding sequence ATGACCGCGGGCGTGCCTTTGGAGCCTTGGGCCATGCAAGCTTTGGTGGATGGCATCTATCAAAGATACGGCTATGATTTCCGGGCCTATACCGCCGAGTCGCTGAAGCGTCGTTTCCAATTCGTGATGAAGCGCTTCGCTGTGGGATCCTTTGATCAGCTGCAGGACATGATACTCAGCGACCCCGATTTTTTCCTGGATGTTCTGGGGCATCTGACCGTGACGACGACGGAACTTTTTCGCGATCCGGCTTTCTATGCGGCATTGAATCGGGAGGTGCTGCCCCGCCTCGCGACCTATCCGTCGATCAAGATCTGGCATGCGGGCTGTTCATCGGGGGAAGAGGTCTATTCGCTGGCCATCCTTCTGCGTGAGGCCAACCTTCTGCAGAATACGGTGATCTATGCGACCGATATCAATCCCTTGGCCCTGGACAAGGCGCGGGCCGGCGTCTATCCGGTCACGTCCATTCAGAAGGCCACGGAGAATTACCGCTCTGTCGTTCCCAACGGGGATTTTTCACGCTACTATGTGGCCAACTATGGAATGGCGGCTTTGGATCGACGTCTGCGTGAATCCATCGTGTTCGCGGAGCATAACCTGGTCACGGATAGTGTTTTTTCCGAAGTGCAGCTGATCCTGTGTCGCAATGTTTTGATTTACTTTGATAAGGCGCTGCAGGAGCGTGCTCTGAAGCTTTTTGATGAGAGTCTCTGTCATCGAGGGTTTTTAGCCGTGGGTATCAAGGAAAGTCTGCAGTTCTCCTTGCTGGGCCCTGCCTATGAAGAAGTCGTTCCAAGGACCCGAATCTATCAGAAGAGGATTTCATGCAGCCAGCAAAAATACTGA